In a genomic window of Helianthus annuus cultivar XRQ/B chromosome 10, HanXRQr2.0-SUNRISE, whole genome shotgun sequence:
- the LOC110880830 gene encoding homeobox protein B-H1-like: MTKIPMLINKTHKVFTGLSLLEQEAQPPPSHLRHHLSHHHHLTFATSHLRHHLTHYHHLTSTTSHLHQAPPNTKTLKPTSTTGQATTTAGNHHTSLIALAASHHHKHRPTGGRHRTNGSADSNDSRFNSSPLLLHTVRPIVRSEYSLLEVF, translated from the coding sequence atgaccaaaatacccatgCTTATTAACAAAACCCACAAAGTCTTCACAGGTCTCTCTCTTCTCGAACAAGAAGCACAGCCACCACCATCTCACCTCCGCCACCATctcagccaccaccaccatctcaccTTCGCCACTTCTCACCTCCGCCACCATCTCACCCACTACCACCATCTCACCTCCACCACTTCTCACCTCCACCAGGCACCCCCAAACACCAAAACACTgaaacccacatccaccaccgggcaggccaccaccaccgccggtAACCACCACACCAGCCTCATCGCCCTTGCTGCTTCACACCACCACAAGCATCGCCCCACCGGAGGACGTCACCGGACAAACGGATCTGCCGACTCCAACGATTCACGATTCAACTCGTCGCCCTTGCTGCTTCACACCGTCCGACCTATTGTCAGATCTGAATATTCATTGCTGGAGGTCTTTTGA